The following is a genomic window from Neomonachus schauinslandi chromosome 15, ASM220157v2, whole genome shotgun sequence.
CCTCCACTTGCTCTCctggaaaatggggatggtaCAGCCCCTGCAGATGGAAGCTGGGGAGGACTCAGTAAGAGGGCACGAGCAGGGGCATCTCTAGCACCCAGGAGATGGGAGGGCTCAAGGCGTCCTGTCTGTGACTACTCTATTGTATGGCACTCTCCACACTGAAACACCCATTTGGGGGCATTTTGATATCTCCAAAATTAaggtgcattttattttacattagcTATGATTAGAAGGCCTCCTGTCCTCATTAAATTGGCagcttctttttcagaattgggGGTAAACAAATTAAGTGGGGCCTCTTGTTATTGATGGGGGCTTAGATTTTACGAAATACGGTATtacccccctacacacacacacacacacacacacacacacactccttaaAAGGCAGATCCTCCCCTCCATGGCTCCCCAAGGCTTTCCAGGCCCCCTATCTCCTCATCCCCCCAAGGCTCGGGGCACTCACAACTCAGTGTCTTCCAGGGCGGGCGGGCGCTCTAGCgcccgcctcctcctcctcacggCCCCCAGAAGCTTCTTGCGGGGCCCCAGGGGGACGCTGATGCTGCGGAGGTCAAGGTCGGAGCACAGCATCAGGGCCTCCAGGTCAATCTTCTCCTGCCGCAGGAGGGAGGCGAAGTCCTCCATGTGCAGGGAAGCCAGGAAGGCCTCCAGCGGGCTCGTCTCGGGCTCCAGGTCCTCATCCAGGCCCAAGTCCAGCTCGTCCCAGGGCAGCTCCTTCCCGCAGCTGCGGTCCTGCAGGCTGCTGGCACTGCCCAGGCTGTCGTCGTCCAGGCTGGGGGAGCTCTGCCGCCGGCCTTGCGGGGCGCCGCCGCCGTCCAGCGCCCCGTCCTCGCGGCCCAGGCCGAGCAGCCCGCTGCTCAAGTAGTTCCTGCGGAACACCATGGTGCCCAGGCCGGGGCGGGTAAACAGGGAGTCGTGGCCTGAGTCGGTGCTGACTTCCGAGTGGGCCGGCTCGGCCGCCAGCGTGGCACGGGAGACGCTGTCCTCGTCCGAGAGGAACATGTCCCGGAGCGGGGAGCGGCCCCACTCCTTGGGGTTGGCGTAGGTGCCCTGGCGCACGAACATCACGTCGCTGCCCAGCTGCAGGCCCGAGAGCGAGCGCACGCTCTTGCGGCCGTCCTCGGAGATCTTGAAGGTGCCCTCGCCGCCCTGCTTGCGCCGCTCCAGCTTCCGCTGGATCTTGGCCTTGCCCCTGGCCGTGCCGTGCAGCGTGGCCTGCGAGTAGGGCAAGTGGCTGCCCAGCGCCAGGTGCTGCAGCCGGCGGCTCAGGGTGCTGGACGTGAGGCTGGAGAAGCTGAGCGCGTCCGAGCGCTCGGCCAGCTCGCGGCGGTAGCGCCGCTCCATGCGCTCGTGGTGCTTGCGCTGCATCTTGGCGCACTCGCGGATGCGCCGCTCCGCCTCGCGGAAGGCCTTGTCCTTCAGCTTGCCCACCAGCTTGGGGTTGAGGCTGCTCTGCTTGGCCGCGATGGAGTCCAGGTAGCGCACGCACTCCATGTGGCCCTTCATGGCGGCCATGTCCAGCGGCGTGTGGTAGTCGTTGTCCAGGCACCAGATGTTGGCCCCGAAGGACACCAGGAAGGAGAGGCAGTGCAGGTGGCCATTGGAAGCTGCCAGGTGCAGGGGCGTGTTGCCCCAGATGTCGCACTTGTCTGGGTCACCCCTGCAGGGAGGACACGCAAGGAGGGGTGATGAGCCAACACAGTTTCGGGCGGGCAGACGGCACTGGCTGCAGGTGATGCCCCACGAGCACACCAGCGCGACCCGAGGGCCTGAGACGTCTCCTCCGACTCCAGAAGATGCCAGACggacctggggagggggggagggggcggaggcgGAAATGGCCCCAGACCTGCAGGGGGTGGGGCGACAGAAAAGGCGGGGCCAGCGCGGGGCCTTCCCCAAGAGAACTGATGGCTGGGAATCTCAGGGGATAAATATTTGATGCCCAGAGAGAAAGGAGTGAATTATTGATGGAGCCCAGCGGGGAGCTGGCCCAGAGAGGTGGTGGGCCAGGGCCGAGTCTGGGTCTCTAGGCAGGCGTGGTGGTACGTGTGGCTGTGGGTGCAGGGGTCACCCTAAAAGAGGACACAAGAGAGTGGTGGGTGCGGAGCCTGAGCCctgggtgagtgtgtgtgagggtgtgtgcCTGCGTGTCGGCCGGCGAGGCCACGTTGGCTCCCTCCCTGcagggagcagggccaggcctggcAAGGCTGCGTGTGAGAGCAGGTGTCGGGTCTTGGCCTGCGCTGGGAGGGGAGCGCGGGGGCAGCCAGGaccaaaggggaggaggaggcaagCCGGCAACCTGGGCCCAGCGGCCCTCCCTTCCCCGGGGCTGCCCCATCTTTGGGAGCTTTGTCAGGCAGCCTGGCGTGTGCCTGCCCGGGGGACCCACCCAGCACCCTCCAACACCCTCCACACCAGATTGTGCCCCCTTGGGCATGCTTCGGCTGGCTCCTCCAAGCTCTCCCCTCCCACAGGGGCCTGGCCCAGCACCTCTGCCTCACACTAATGAGGCCACGAGGCCACCCCACAGGGCTGGAGGAAGAATCACCCCCTTGTCTCAACAGCTgcccccacaaccccctcctcacTTCCCCTACTGGTCGCCAAGTTTTGCAGGACAATGTGGCAAGGAGCAGTTTGGCATCTGGCCCACACCCCATCCAGCACCAACGCTTGCTCTCTGTATGAGTTGGGGGATTTGGTGCACCAGGAAGGCACTCTTCGCCCTTCTTCCCATGGACCTCTCTGATGGGGGGCAGGATGGCAGGATCACTGCGTGCTCTCGGTGTGGAAAGGGGCCAGCCTGGGCTTCTCAGAACGTGGCTCAGCAGCCTGGTTTTAAGGGCTGCTCCCACCTGCTGCTGGCCTGAGGAGCAGCCTCAGAGGGAGGGTAAGGGGCTTTGCCACCCACCACATGTTCAGGCCACAGGCCAGCATCTGGCACCAGGGCCAGTTGGGCCCCTTTCCCTCCACCATGATTTCCCAGGGCCTACGATGTTCCTATGAACCGTCCTCGGGCATGTCTTCCACTCCTTTTCCCTGTCCAGCTGCCCAGGTGTCCAGTTCAACCAGGTGACCTCTCTGTATAAAACTGTGGAGGCTGGCGAAGTTGTCCACAGTGTCATTCAGCCCCGGGAGCCCACATCAGCGGCCCTGGTCCCTGAATTCCTTCATTGCTGCCTTCAAATCCCTTCCCTGGCCCTGACACCTGGACTCTAGGCACACTCCTCCCCCCAGACAACTCCTAAAGGAGGCAGAGTGCGCctgctttgggggaggggcacagagggagtCAATGAGGAGGCTACACCCACTGACATTTGGTGTCGGGGACAGTGCCCATAAATCCCAAGAATGAGCTGGGAGAGAGCTGGGAGAGCCCCAGCCTGCGGGGAGGTGCAGCACCCCTCAGACCGCAGGCTGGGGAGTGGGCACTAAGGAGCCTCTCCTCGAGAGGCCTatgccccttctcttccctccccactcttgcttccaggtgccaccccccacccaggagacctctcccaccttcccctcACTCTGCAGCCCCTCCCATAATCATGGGCCCCCAAACCCAGTCCCTCCCCTCCTAGCCCCACATCCAGGTCACAAATGTCATATGCCTCGAGTTGTGTCCCCCTCCCACAACTGCCAGGCTCCAGGGTCCCACCTTAGGGTCAGTCCGATAGAGAAGAGGGCAGctcagaggagagagggggaagatACCTTGGAGTCTTGGGGAGTGTGTCTCAGGGGCCAGAGGGGCCTGAACACTCTCTTTCGCCTCCACTGGGGGGCTTAGGCAGGGACAAGGTGGGTACTCACCCTCGGCTCACGATGAGACGCAGCGACTCCAGGTTACCATGGTAGGCAGCCCAGAGGGTGGGAGTCATGCCATCCTCATCCGGGGCGTTCAGCTCCTTCCTGGTGGCCTCTTTGAGGAGCTCCAGGTAGCCGTCCCGGGCCGCCCGGTGGTACTGGTCGTTCATGGCGCCTGACTTGAACCGGGTGGGCAGGGGGCGCGGGGAAATGCCCCCCGCGGGGGAGGGCGGCGGAGTTAGGGCTGAggcatggggttgggggagggggcccagcaGGGCCCGGGGCCGCCAGCCCCCGCTGCCGCTGACGGAGGTTGCGGAGCGCGCCGCAGCCGCAGCTACTCGGACATCTGAGCCGCTCACCCcgggaagggcggggggggggggggggggaggatctCCCGCTGCCCAGAGAGCCGCCCCCGGGTTGCCCCTGGGTCCTAAACACCCTGCTCCCGAGCGCACAGGGGTGACCCACGCGAGGCCCTGCCCTCGCTGCAAAAGTGGTGACCCCAGCGCCCCGCCCCATGAGGCCCAGTCTGGGGACAGTACGGGGTCTGTCCTCACTGGATCCCCGGCTCTGCGGCTCCCGATGTCTCCACCCGTCGAAGGAAGGgccaagggctggggaggggtgtcTGCGGGCAGTCTGGATCCCTAGGACCGTGGGCGTAGGACCGGTAGGAGGACTGACGCCCAGACAGCGAGGAGCGCCGGGCAGTCCTGGCTGCCCCTCGCCCGCGCGGGGTCGGCGAGCCGCGCTCCAGCAGGGGGCGCTAGAAGCCTGGACGCGGACTCCGCGCGCCGCTGGCGAACTTCCTACCCAAGCCCGACTTCGCAGCTTCCAGCGGAGCAGAAGActgcggggagggagagaggaagaaggaacttCGATCACTGTGAGGGTGTCGGGGAAAGGGGCACTGGGGTCCCGATCTTGGGGCAGCAACTGAGGAGCAGGAAGGTATAGGGTGCGCCGGGGCTGGAAAGGCGTCGGGGTGCCTGCGGGCCTTTGGGGAGTCTATTGAGCATCAGCACTCGGGGCTCTGGACGGCGGGGACCGCGGGACGCGAGGGCGCGGTGGGCGCCGGGGGCGGGGTGCCCTCTGGGTGCCGCAATGCAGGGCTGCGCCCAAGCCTGGCCGCGCCAGGGTGACgggacggcaggggagggggcgcctCTTAACGGGTAAATATAAATCTTACCTTATCTGGCTCCCGCTCTCTGTTCCCTAAATTCAGCTCGGAGAAAAGATGGATCATGTGAGTGGGACTGAGAGATTTATGGAGCTGAGCTCCCGCGGCTGTAAATCACCCTGCCCTCCCCGGTATAAAGTGCCCGTCCAGCCCGGTGTGGGAGAGAGGAGACGCTCGTCGCCCCCTGACCCCCAGCTCAGCGCGGGGTCCCGGCCCAGCCAGGTGGGTGCCCGGACCAGATGGTCGACGGACTGGGGAGTGGGGACGTTGGACGGGGTCCGACGGGGCTGCCGCCGCTTCTTCTTCCTTCAGTTGTCGAGCTAGGGACCCGAAGGTCggcttttctcttccctttccccagcgCTTCCTCCACCACCCGCAGCCCCCACCCTCCGGGTGAGGAACTTCTCAGTTCCTAAATCCAGGGAGAAGACGGGAGAAGGAGAGCCCTCGGGGTTGACCTGGGGTCCTGTCCGCTTCTCCTCCACAGTGACCCGTCCAACCTCCCCCAGTCGCCCCTGCCATGTCCGAGGAGTCGGCCCCGGGCCCCAAGGAGAGCCCGCTGGCTGCGCGGCAGGCAGGCTCCCGCGAGGTGTGGAAGAAGGGCGGCCGGCTGCTGTCCGTGCTGCTGGCCGTGAACGTGCTGCTTCTCGCCTGCACGCTCATCAGTGGCGGCGCCTTCAACAAGGTAGCGGTGTATGACACCGACGTGTTCGCGCTGCTCACCACCATGATGCTGCTCGCCTCCCTCTGGATCCTCTTCTACCTCCTCCGGACCGTGCGCTGCCCCGACGCCGTCCCCTACCGGGACGCGCACGCCGGCCCCGTCTGGCTCCGAGGtgccaggggaggtgggggggtggggtggggagggggcaggaggggagccaGGGGCCGGGGACCCCCGGGGGATTGGGGGAGAccccaagggggggggggggggaaaattgcgggggggggggggggggggcagatgtgGCTGAAGATGAAATGGGCTGCGgttgaaagagaagaggaagggaatcagtcttggaagaaaaatgaagtgagGGATGGAGGGGAACTTCTTTGCTCTTCCTAAAGATTGAAAAGGGGTGGTCATGAGAGAGTCCTTTGATGGAGAGCAGAGAACAGATGACAGCTGCGACTGAAAGAGCCCACCTAGGGCCATTCTTCCCCCAATCCCTGCAGCCCCAAAGAGATAGGAGCTCAATaaaatatccatccatccatccacccactcaatCCTATACTCAtcctccatccacccattcatctttcaatccatccattcacccacccacctatccatccatccatcatccaactatccacctgtccatccagccagccagccagccagccatccttacatccagccagccagccatttATCCATCCTCTCACCCACCCCATTCATCTGTCCTTTGATCCTTCCACCTACCGtattcatctctccatccatccacccaaccatcCAACCAACCACCCATCTAGCCATGCATCCTCAGATCTATAAACCATCCTCtctggcccatcccccacccctcattCCCAGGTGGACTGGTGCTGTTTGGGATCTGCACTCTTGTCATGGATGTCTTCAAGACTGGCTACTACTCCAGTTTCTTTGAGTGCCAGTCGGCCATCAAGATCCTGCACCCTCTCACCCAGGCTGTGTTTGTCGTCGtccaggtgggtgggaggggtgttCTTGAGTGTGGTGGAAAGGAGCCAACACCTGGCATGAGGTCAGAAGATCTCTACTCTTCTACCCTGAGCAATCAAGTAAGGTGGGGATAGGACTGTAGTGTGGATCACATGAGTCCATAAATCTGGAAGCACTTGGTGATGAAGTAATATCCAAATGTGAGCTCCTACTTAGGGGCCCTGTGATTTCATTTCAACGCAAGCAGTGCCAGTATTAATATCTAAGATGTCTGAGTTGTGACAGCTGCCATGTCTCCTAGAACCTGGCTCGCCCTCCCTAGGTGCCTGTAGAGGGCACCAATCTCAGCCCAGGGTCCTGCTGTGGGCATGGCCGGTTTGGCCTCAGCTACAGCCCATATGTTCTGTATTTGTTCAGGAAATAGGTATCCTGTACCTGGGATTTTTCAAACAAGTTcaagtacatatatttttatttgttgcatACATAACACGCTGAAAGATCTGATTGAGCTGAGGCAGGACTTACCTGGGAagtgagggatggagggatggagggatggagggtcCCAGGTCTTACCTGGGACCACAACAGATCTCATCCCTGCACCATGACCAGAATGACTACATGTAGGGTTCCCTCTCCTGAAACATTACCCCTGCTGTGCAGATTTCCACAATTCAACACATTTATGACTTCGGTAGTTATAATAGTTTTACCCTTTTTCAGTTTACGGATTTGAAGAATTCTCaggtaaaatgaaaatacagacaCCCACACATCAACAAATACCATGACAAGGATTTGTTAGCAACCAGGCAAGGATTGCAGGACAACAAAGGATGGGTTTGGGGCAGGGGATGTTGCCAAAGGAAGGCGAGAAGGCACCAGAGATTCTACTTTGGACAAGACCCAGGCTTAGGCTGGCCTTGCTCCCAGGAATAAGTAATTAGACAGTCAAAACTCTAcctgaagacaaaacaaaacaccaagagCTTACAGGTAACATTTTGCAAACTCTGAAAGAACAGAGAACTATTTTATACAAATTgttccagagacagagagaaagctcCTGACTCATTTTGTAAAGCTAAAATAAACTTGGCAGGTTAGTATGGGGGCTCTTGAGGTGGAGGGAACATACTGCTGGGTTTGGACGTAGGCACTCCAGAGTTTAGCCTGTCTGCACAGTGAAtgacccccactctctctcaacaCAGACTTACTTTCTCTGGGTCTCCTCTAAAGACTGCATTCACGTCCATCTGGATCTGACCCGGTGAGTGCCGGCTCCACAGCTCAACATCCATGCCCCCCTGGGGATAAGCTTTCCAACCTGGGACCTGGGGCCTCTTTCTGCACCCTGCATGGGGTTTCAACCAAGGCCCCTTTGCTCTGTCAGCCTGATCCCACCACTCTGTgctgtgttgtgtgtatgtgtgtgcctaCAACTCATATCTGTGTGTTTTGGAGCATGGGTTATATAGTGCGCTGTATGTGCTTTCCTctaggagagggagcagcagtgGTCTGAGCCCCTGGACACCCCCTGGCCCTCTCTTGGGTGGCATCCTGGCCAGACTAAGTGTTCCTTCCAAACTCAGCCTCTCTATTCACACAGGGGCCTGACTGTTTTCTTGCTTCCCAACATCATCTCCCAGCATAGCTCCCCAGCTCTCCATCTGCCCAGGGACCCACGATGGGCCAGCCTCTCACTGGCCTCTttgctccccctccccaaacagGTGTGGTCTCATGTTCACCCTCACCACCAACCTGGCCATCTGGATGGCTGCCGTAGTGGACGAGTCCGTGCACCAGACCCACTCCTATGATAGTTCCCACAGCAACGCTAGCCACCTTCACCTCGCTCCTGACCGTGAGTGTCCACTCCAGATTAAACCTGGTCCAGGGACTTCCAGGCCTTAGCCTGGGTGGGGTGCTTGTCTCCCTTCCACTCACGAGAGAGGagagcctcctcctgccccaggctctgcctctgaaGAAGTATAGGTGTAGGTGACACCAGAGGGAGGGTGTCAGGGGGCATCTTCTCTTTCTGGAGGTTGCAACCCTGGCCTCACTGTTCAGGTCTCCATCCCACCAAAGAAGGGATTTGGGCTCCGGAATGAAAGGGTGAGGGTGATCAAAGTGAAGGGCAGAAAAGGGAGGCAGAATAGCTCAATGGTGGAAGCATGGGTCAGAGTCTGTCAAGTAGAAGGtagaaataatcaccacaatgaCAATAGTGACACTTACTGAGCTCCATGTgtcaggtgctgtgctaagtGTCCTAAACACTCTACCTTACTTAACCCTCACAACTTCCCAATGAgatgggtacttttttttttttttttttagagaaagagagagagagcggggtggggggggcagagggaggaagagaatcttaagcagactcctcactgagcccagagcctggcgcagggcttgatctcacaaccctgagatcatgacctgagccgaaatcaagagtcagaggcttaatcaaATGAGCCCCAAGATGAGTGctattaatattcccattttacagatacagaaactaaggcataaaaagttaaatagagCTTGAAATTGGGAGAACTAGTGTTGAGATCCATCTTTGCTCTGAACCAATATCTTATACTGAAGAAGAATAGGATCAACAGGTCCCCTGGTCCTGGTTCTCTGGACTTCTGTAGGGCCCCCCCAACTAACCAGGACCAGACTAGATGACTAAGTCCATCTGGATTTTGCCTGAAGACACACTCACTCCCAGTATGGAAGGGTCCAGGAACAGAAAGCATGGAGCAGGAGACCCCAGCCCATCGGGACTGATAAAGGGCCATGTTGCACATACAAAGGGTTCCTGAGGATGGTTAAAACCAACCcggagggggtgcctggatggctcagtcggttaagtgtcggactcttgattttggctcaggtcatgatctcagggtcatgagattgagccccgcattgggctctgagctgggtgggtgtggagcctgcttaagattctctcttcctctccctctgcccctccccctgcgcacacgcatgctctctctctctaaaacaaaacaaaaccaaaaaaacaacctgGAGAGGTGGCCAACTTAACATGCTGGGGCCCTGGGGTGCCGAGAGGCGTACTAGGAAGGTGCCTGCCCTGGGGTTGCTAGCCAGGTTAACAGATCTGCCATTACAAGCCACTTTACCtcagtgagcctcagtttctgcatctgcaaAACCAGTGGGAATAGTTCTGGGGATCCAAAGAGATGTTTGCCAAGATCCAAGGCATTCTATAAAGTGCACTGTGGACACAGGACAAGATTCCTATAGGTGTGTTACAAACCAAAATGATGGGGGGGTCACGGGAGACACCTGGCCAAAGCAGCTCACATTCTGGGCTGAGTCAGATGCCGGGGAGAGCTGCGAGGAAGCGTGAACTCAGGGTTCTCAAGAGGGGCACCATCTCTCAGGAACCTTGCCTATCTTGGGAAGCCAAGGGTGGTTACTGGTTGGGAAGGATTGGAAATGTCTGCCTGCAGGAATGGAATGGGATGAAGCGGGCAGAATCTgctgttctgatttttatttactgaGCGCTGGCTGTTTTCTGACGTGTCCCAGCCTCTGGcgcatagcaggtgctcagtaaatacttgtggaATGAATGCGCACGGGGCCCTGCGTAGGCATTTCAGGTCACGGCGGTGAATATGGCAGTGATTCCACCCTAACAAAAGTCACAGTCGAGAGGTGAGGTTCTTCTCCAGGAAGGCGGGAGGGAGGTccagctctctgcctctctccccacagcGGAGCGAGCAGGCAGCTCGGTGGGAGGAGACTGTTCCTGCAACACAGCCATCTGCCAGATCTTCCAGCAGGGCTACTTCTACCTGTATCCCTTCAACATTGAGTATAGCCTGTTTGCTTCCACCATGCTGTATGTCATGTGGAAGAATGTGGGTAGGCTGCTGGCCTCCTCCACCCACAGCCACGGCCACACACCATCCCGGGTCAGCCTCTTCCGGGAGACCCTTTTCGGTGGCCCAATCCTGGGCCTGATGCTCTTCGTGGTGGGGCTGGCCGTCTTCATCATCTATGAGGTCCaagtgagtggggaggggggccgcACCCAGCAGGCCCTGGTCATCTACTACAGCTTCAACATCATCTGTCTGGGGCTCATGACCTTGGTCAGCTTGAGTGGTTCAGTCATCTACCGTTTTGATCGCCGGGCCATGGATCACCATAAGAACCCCACTCGAACGCTGGATGTGGCACTGCTGATGGGTGCTGCCCTGGGCCAGTATGTGATCTCGTACTACTCTATCGTAGCCGTGGTGGTGGGCACACCCAGGGACCTACTGGGGGTGCTCAACCTAGCCCACGCTCTGCTCATGATTGCCCAGCACACCTTCCAGAATGTATTCATCATTGAGAGCCTCCACCGGGGACCACCCGGGGCTGAACCTCATGATACCACCCCCAAAGAGCCCTGCCATGGCCTTACCTTTGCCAACGTGGATGCCCTCCACACCTTGCCTGCCTGCCCACCCACTCCCAGGGTGGTTGGCACCAACCCAGTGGGCCCTCAGGAAGCAATGGCCATCATCTTGGCCCCCAGGGGCCACTGGAGACGCCGGTGCCTGAAGGacatttctctgtttctcctgcTCTGCAATGTCATTGTGAGTACCTGGGGGTTGCgggggggaggcggggcggggaggCGCGGAGATGGGAATGTGCTGAGAGGAAGAGAAGGCCAAGGAAGGATGCTCTTTCAGGTTTATTCACTTGGCCTTCTCTGTCTTGCCCCCAGCCCACTTGAGGAGCCTACAGCTCTCTAGGAGAGAAGCAGGTtcagagagggtcagaggcagccCCTGGGCAAACAGCATCtcagggcacagagagagaatgaaatccCAGCCTTCTGGCATCTAGGCTGCAGACGGAACAGGAGGGGTCCCAGGGAATGCTGACATGGGGGCTGGGCAGAAGTGAGAGGGAGCTGTGAAGTGATGTAGAGGGAGGGTGCCCTTGCCCCTAGGTGGAAGGTGTGACTGCTCCTGGGAACTTGTGACCAGCCTGCTTCTCAGAATAATTGGAGCAGCATCAGGAAGTAGCAGAGACCAGCGTAAGTGTGAGCACTCTCTTAGCAGAGTGCTGCAGTGGGCTGGCCTGGAAGGGGGGTGTTCACAACAGCACCTCCTCCCTGCTAATTCAGTAGAACCGCTTAGGAAGAGAAATTCAGTGTGTTAGCAACAGACTTCGCCCCAGGGCAGACACACTCCCCATGAAGacagcccccccccgcccccataaaGGAATACCCCTCCTGTGGCTACAACCCAATAGAGAAATGCTCCAGTGTAGATAAAATCCTCAGGAGAGAAATTTCTAATATGCAATCATGGACCCATGTGAGTACATCCCAAATAAAGAACACAGCTCTACTGAAGTTTCACTCAATATAAAAATGGCCCTTTCAGCTATAACCTCCAACAGAAATATATCCCTAATATACAAACAAACACCCTTAATGTGGGTCTATCCCAATGTAGAGCACGTCTCCAGAGTGATCCCAGCCCAGTGCACACTACATAAAATACACCAACAGCCCTTACTTGGGTGCATTCTTAGTGTGTTCCCACTGTGAATATTGCCCAACCTGCAGgtaatctgtttaaaaaaaaaaaaaagtgatcatcaATCTCTGACCTCCTTATATCTTGGGCCAGGCTGGGAGCCtgtccccagcctggccccaccctcacctcccccacccccacccccacccagagccCCTCCTGCAGGCTGGGATCCACCATGTGGGAGGATGTTTTTGCTCCAGGTATCTGTTCCTGGGTCAACTCTAGGAGCATCATCTCCAACTCCATTTCATAGGacagaaacaggctcagaaaggagCTGTGTGTGCCCAAGGGCACAGTTAACTTgggttggggagggtggggctggccTAGAAGCCATTGTTCTTTGCCTAATACCCCACACCTGAACCATCTGAGCTCCAGCCAGAGATGAAGCAGGATTCCATCATTAACTTCCTCCCAGACCTGGGAAAGGAGCAGAGCTGGAGAACAGAGCTTatggagggtggtggtggggtacACTTCTGTCTGGATCCT
Proteins encoded in this region:
- the USH1G gene encoding Usher syndrome type-1G protein; the encoded protein is MNDQYHRAARDGYLELLKEATRKELNAPDEDGMTPTLWAAYHGNLESLRLIVSRGGDPDKCDIWGNTPLHLAASNGHLHCLSFLVSFGANIWCLDNDYHTPLDMAAMKGHMECVRYLDSIAAKQSSLNPKLVGKLKDKAFREAERRIRECAKMQRKHHERMERRYRRELAERSDALSFSSLTSSTLSRRLQHLALGSHLPYSQATLHGTARGKAKIQRKLERRKQGGEGTFKISEDGRKSVRSLSGLQLGSDVMFVRQGTYANPKEWGRSPLRDMFLSDEDSVSRATLAAEPAHSEVSTDSGHDSLFTRPGLGTMVFRRNYLSSGLLGLGREDGALDGGGAPQGRRQSSPSLDDDSLGSASSLQDRSCGKELPWDELDLGLDEDLEPETSPLEAFLASLHMEDFASLLRQEKIDLEALMLCSDLDLRSISVPLGPRKKLLGAVRRRRRALERPPALEDTEL
- the OTOP2 gene encoding proton channel OTOP2, translated to MSEESAPGPKESPLAARQAGSREVWKKGGRLLSVLLAVNVLLLACTLISGGAFNKVAVYDTDVFALLTTMMLLASLWILFYLLRTVRCPDAVPYRDAHAGPVWLRGGLVLFGICTLVMDVFKTGYYSSFFECQSAIKILHPLTQAVFVVVQTYFLWVSSKDCIHVHLDLTRCGLMFTLTTNLAIWMAAVVDESVHQTHSYDSSHSNASHLHLAPDRESGSSVGGDCSCNTAICQIFQQGYFYLYPFNIEYSLFASTMLYVMWKNVGRLLASSTHSHGHTPSRVSLFRETLFGGPILGLMLFVVGLAVFIIYEVQVSGEGGRTQQALVIYYSFNIICLGLMTLVSLSGSVIYRFDRRAMDHHKNPTRTLDVALLMGAALGQYVISYYSIVAVVVGTPRDLLGVLNLAHALLMIAQHTFQNVFIIESLHRGPPGAEPHDTTPKEPCHGLTFANVDALHTLPACPPTPRVVGTNPVGPQEAMAIILAPRGHWRRRCLKDISLFLLLCNVILWIMPAFGARPHFSNTVEVDFYGYSLWAAIVNICLPFGIFYRMHAVSSLLEVYVLS